GACCGTAGCGCGCCACCATCTGTCCCCACGCCTGCTGAACCACTGCCGCAATAATCGCTTCTGCCAGGTACGTTAAGTGATCGCTCACTTTCATCACCGGCAGGACGCCGCCGATATCACCTGCGGCAATACGCAACTGCTGCGACTGCTTGAACTGGCGAACCGCTTCCAACTGCTGTTCTTCATCATCTTCAGGGACACGCATCAAATACTGGCGTAGCTCATCGGCATACGCGCCCGGTGCCGTCGGCTGATACAGTGTGGACGCATCGAGTAATTCATCCAGCAGAAGGGGGTAGCGCGCCAGTTGGCTGGCCACCATCGGCGAAGCCGCACACAGGCGAATCAACTGACCGAGCGCAGCACGGGATTCCAACAACAGTTCGAGATAAGTGGTACGGGTAACGATCCCCAGCAGCAGCGGCGTTAATCGAGACAACACCGTATCCGCCTCCTGACGGGCGCAGACCTCCGCCAGTAAGCACGGCATAAGCTGATCCAGCACGTCCCGACCGCGCGGCCCGATTGTGCGTTTCGCCACATCGTTGCGGAACGCCACAATCGTCTTCATCAGCTTCTCACGCACGGTTTCCGTAAGATGTGGCGTCAACGGGGCCAGTTCACCGTCATCCAACGTATCATGCCACAGACTGCTATAGCTGCTATGTTCGGGGATATCATTATTGTCTGGCGCATCATCGCCAATCAGATCATCAAATACGTGGCGCACCGCCTGCATATGCTGCGACAGCATGGATTGCAGTGTGGCCCAGCTGTCGCACCCCATTCCCCACGCTAGCCTCTGCTGGTTCAGTTCATCACCCGGCAGGGTTTGGGTCTGCTCATCGGCAATGGCCTGCAACAGGTTCTCCAGACGGCGCAGAAACAGGTAAGCGTTACTGAGATCAAGAACCTGTTGCGGCGTTAATAGTCCCAGCGCTCCCACATGTTGGAGCGTCGGCAGCAGCGAACGCCCCTGTAATCCCGGCTCACGGCCGCCGCGAATCAGTTGGAAAACCTGCGTAATAAATTCGATTTCACGAATCCCGCCGGCACCCAGTTTGATGTTGTTGCGCAGATCCCGACGACGAACCTCGCGGGCAATCATGCTCTTCATATTTCGCAGCGACTGGATCACGCTGAAATCAATATAGCGACGGAAGACGAAGGGCTTCAGCGTACTGCGCAGTTCCTGACTGTAAGCATCGTCCATTCCGCCCATCAGGCGCGCTTTGACCATCGCATAGCGTTCCCAGTCGCGGCCTTGCTCCTGATAATAATCCTCCATGGCCGCAAAACTGAGCACCAACGGTCCGCTGTCGCCAAAAGGGCGTAGCCGCATATCCACGCGGTAAACAAAACCATCGACGGTCGGCTGATCCAGCACCTTAATGAGCCGCTGCCCCAGACGCGTGAAGAACTGTGCGTTATCCAGTTCGCGCCGTCCGCCTTGTGTATGGCCATTTTCGGGATAGACGAAGATCAGATCGATATCTGAAGAGAAATTCAGCTCTCCCCCGCCGAGTTTCCCCATACCCAGAATCAGCAGAGGCTGCGCCACGCCCTGCGCATTGCACGGCGTCCCCCATTCACGGCAACAGGCCTGATATAGCCAGTTTCTTGCCGCCACAATCACCACCTCGGCCAGTTCGCTCAACTGACGCAGTGTGTGTTCCGTGGTACTGGTTTGCAGCGCCTGTGACCACGCAATTCGCGTCAGCATATGGCGGCGAAACCGACGCAATGCCGCCATTAACGCATTTTCATCGTTAACATCGGTCAGGGCGCGACTTAACCAGTCGGCGTAGTGCTGCCACTCTTCAGGCTGCGGCGGTTGCTGATGAATTCCTTGCCACCAGTCAGGATGTAGCGAAAGCGCATCGCTGACAAAATCGCTCAATGCCAAAACAGCAGTGTCGCTGTCCGTTATCGGTTCATCAGGTGCGGCTTCCCGCAAACGCGAGAGCGCACGCTGAGATTGTTCCGTCAGAAGCACAGGTAAAGCAGGCAAAGGAAGTATCGGCATGGGGGTTCCCTTGATGCGCCGCCTATCTTCACTGACAAGCGGCAGTTAACGGTTACTGTGATGGTCCGCCGCTATGTAGCCAGAACGGGGGCAAGGTCAACGCCTCTTTACGGTAGGCTTCCAGATACACGGAAGGCGCCTTCCCGGCAGCGAGCCGCTCAATTTCGTGGAGCAACACCCGCCAGTGTGAAATGTAGGCTTCCACCTGCTCCGCCGGATACGCGCCGGACAAGAGAAGAAACGCGCAGATATTACGTTGCAGGCGAGGAATTTGCTGTTCGTACTGCACTTCCGTCAATTTAGAAGCAAAAGCGCTTTTCAGATCCGCCGTGCTACGGCTTAGCATGATGTCAGCAAAGCGTTTGAACGAACCCTGTAGCTTAATGCGATCTTTATTATCCATATGGTCCCGCCAGCCAGACTCGACCAGCCAGGAAGTCAGTACCAACTTACTTTGCAGGTAGTCAGTGCTGTAACAGACGTCTGCGCCACTGGCGCTTTGTAACCGGGACTCCAAAGTAGCGAGAGCCGAGCGAAAAAGCGTGGTGACTTTGCGTAGCACGACGCCGCCTACCAGTACCAACATTTCGCGCATCAACGCGCTGGCTTCAGGCAGCGCTTCGCGGGCAGAAGGGTTCCCTCTGACCCACAGTTCTTCGTGGTATTGCCAATGGCTCAACCCCAGTTCCAGCGCCGCACGGATAGCCTGATCGATAGTGGTTTTTGGATCGACAACTAATCTATTGAGAGGAAGACACTCGCGAACCGGGTTACCTTTTGCCAGATGGTATCCGCGCGCGGCCTTACTGAGGCTGCCCTGCCGCATACCACCAAACTCTGCGATTTCCTTTGCCAGTTCCAGCAGGTGGGTAGTCTGACCAATCTTAAGTTCCATCTCCAATTCACACAGCGGTTCACTCAGATCCCCGGCACGAATTTCACCACGATCTAACGCCACTTCAATCACGCTTTGATAGTAAGTAAACACCCACTTTTCACGCGTAAACTCCGTGCTAAACAGCGGGTTGAGCGATGACTGCAACGCCTCAACATCGCACTCTTCCGGCCAGACTTCCGCTGGAAACAGGCTGAGATCCAGCTCAGCTTTATCCAGTTCAACGTTATATTCAGGATGTTGATGCAGCCCGCCAATGACCTTACCGGCTGTCTTCGCCGTCATTTCATAGCGTTCATTCTCGCCACGAATACGCAGACCGATGCCGTTGCGTCGCAGATAGTTGTCCGCCGTCTCATAATAAGTATTGCTCAGACGCTGAGCACGCATGTGCTCATACTGGCTATAATCACTTTCCCATTCAGCCAGTTGCGTCAACAGCGATTCAACGCTGTCTGGATGAACAATAAACTTCAGTTCAATTTCTTCACTCATAGCATTCACAACACCAAAACCGCGTTCATTATCCTGTCAGTAAATAACATTTTACTTCGCCTTACTACCCTTACCGTACACACTCTTTTTCACCTGCGAACAAGCGCGCATTTCTTATGCAAACCTGTCACCAGTACGCTATTTTCCGCGCTTAAACACCGTCTAAGAACCTGTTCCAGCAGGTGTGATTGATGTGAAATAGCCCTAATGGCTAGGTTCTAAGACTGTTCTCATTTCGGTTTATACGTTGCCTCGTCAGACTTAAGCCTCTACTATCAGACCACCATTAACGCAACATGATGATCTTATGCAGAAATTAGGCTTACTCTGTTTTACTTTATTTTCTCTCACGCTGAGTTGGACCACACAGGCGGAAGAAAAACGCTATATTTCCGATGAGTTATTGACGTATGTCCACAGTGGCCCGGGCAATCAATATCGTATCGTCGGCACACTGAATGCGGGTGCAGAGGTCACGCTACTCAGCGTTAATGAAAACGCGGGCTATGCACAGATTCGTGATGACAAAAACCGCACCACCTGGATCCCGCTCGACCAGTTGAGCAATACGCCGAGCCTGCGCACGCGGGTGCCCGAACTGGAGAATCAGGTCAAAGACCTGACGGACAAACTGAATAATATCGATCAGACCTGGAACCAGCGCACCGCAGATATGCAGCAGAAAGTCGCGGGCAGCGATAGTGTTATCAACGGATTACGTCAGGAAAATCAGGATCTGAAAAATCAGCTTATCGTGGCGCAAAAGAAAGTCAGCGCGGCGAATGTCCAGCTTGATGATAAGCAACGCACCATCATTTTACAGTGGTTTATGTACGGCGGCGGCGTGGCAGGCATCGGCCTGCTGCTGGGTCTGCTGTTGCCACACATCATCCCGCGCAAAAAGAAAAATGACCGCTGGATGAACTAATCGAAATAAGTGCCTGCTTCTTGCATAATGCCGATCGTTTAAGAATCGAGATACCGGGGGCTACCACCGTGCGAGGTATCCCTGCGGGAACCTCATCACCGTGTTTCCCCCTAAATCCACGCTTAAGTGAACAGTATTACTGCTTCTTGCAGGCATTTTTCTTTGCAGCCTACGCGGCGGCGCAAAGATGGTAGTATGTGGTGAAGTATTGGTTATTGATTCAGGAGCCCGACGTTGAAGATTTACCTTGTCGGCGGCGCTGTTCGGGACAGCATGCTGGGTTTACCCGTCACCGAGAAAGATTGGGTGGTGGTCGGCGCGACGCCGGAGAATCTGCTAGAGCAGGGTTACCAGCAGGTTGGAAAGGATTTCCCCGTTTTCTTACACCCCGTTAGCCGCGATGAATACGCACTCGCACGTACCGAGCGCAAATCCGGCAAAGGCTATACCGGTTTTGTCTGCCATGCCGCGCCCGATGTCACGCTAGAGCAGGATTTGCTTCGCCGCGATTTGACCATCAATGCCATTGCCCGCACTGAGCGGGGAGATCTCATCGATCCTTATCATGGCCGTCGCGATCTTGAGAATCGCGTACTGCGCCACGTATCCGACGCGTTCAGCGAAGATCCGTTACGAGTGCTGCGCGTTGCCCGTTTTGCCGCGCGTTTTGCTCATCTCGGCTTCCAGATTGCAGAAGAAACCATGGCGCTGATGCAAAAAATGGCGCATGAGGGCGAATTGGCTTACCTGACGCCAGAGCGGGTCTGGAAAGAAACGGAAAAAGCGCTTGGCACGTCATCGCCAGATGTCTATTTTCAGGTGCTGCGTGACTGCGGCGCGCTGGCCGTACTGTTTCCAGAGATCGATAATCTGTACGGTGTGCCCGCCCCTGCCAAGTGGCACCCAGAAATCGATACCGGCATTCATACCATGATGACGGTGGCGATGGCCGCACGCCTCAGCCCTGAGATTGACGTACGCTTTGCCACGCTGTGCCACGATTTAGGGAAAGGGCTGACGCCTCCTGAACTGTGGCCACGGCATCACGGTCATGGCCCGGCGGGTGTCAAACTGGTTGAAGCGCTGTGTCAGCGCCTGCGCGTGCCTAACCCGATTCGCGATTTGGCAAAGCTGGTTGCGGAATATCATGACCTGGTTCATACCGTACAGGTGTTGCAACCCAAAACGCTGCTGAAGTTATTTGATGCCATTGATGTCTGGCGCAAGCCGCAGCGCCTGGAGCAGTTAGCGCTCACTAGCGAAGCCGACGCCAGAGGGCGGGCGGGTTTTGAAGATACGCCTTATCCACAAGGCGACTATCTGCGTGAAGCCTTCCGCGTTGCCAGTCTGGTCAGCAGTACGGCCGTCGTCGCTGACGGTTTTAAAGGCATTGACGTGCGCAATGAGCTGACACGTCGCCGCACTCAGGCATTGGCAGACTGGAAAGCCCAGCAGCCGGATGCCTCAGCCCCATCCTGAAACAAAGAGGCCACGCTAATGCGTGGCCTCTTCTCTCTCACGGTCTATCTAACGACTACCGACACGATCGGTCTTACATAAACACCATGTAAACGACGCCCGCGACGATAAAACGGTAAATCGCAAACGGGACAAACGAGATGCGTTTGATGACTTTCAGGAAGGTTTTAATCGCAATCAGCGCCACGATAAACGCCGTCACAAAACCAACGGCAAACATCGGTACATCGGACAGCGACAGGAAATGCCAGCTTTTATACAGATCCAGAACGGTCGCGCCCATCATCATGGGAACCGCCAGAATAAAAGAGAATTCGGAAGCCGCATAGCGGCTGACGCCCACCAGCATCCCGCCGGAAATGGTCGCCCCCGAACGTGAAAAACCGGGCCACAGCGCCAGACATTGAAAACAGCCAATCATAAATGCCTGACGATGCGTGATGTCATCCAGCCCGACGGCGCGCGGCTTTTTAGGCTTAAGCCATTCCGCCGCTAACAGCAGAAAACCACCGATAACCAGCGCATACATCACGTTCTGTGGGTAAAACAACGATTTGATCACGTCATGGAAAATCAGCCCAAGCACCACAGCGGGAATCATAGCCAGCAAGATGTGCGTCAATTTCAGACGACCCGCCGTATGCCCCTCATGCGGGACTTCACCGAAGTGAATACCAATCAAACCAAAGAGACGGCGCCAGAACATCACGACAACGGCCAGAATCGAGCCAAGCTGAATAATCACTTCAAACGTCTTGGCTTTCTCATCAACAAACCCTAACCAGTGACCAACAATAATCATATGCCCCGTAGACGATACGGGCAAAAACTCGGTCAGTCCTTCGACCACACCAAGAATAAATGCGATTAGCAATGAATGCAGGTCAGTCATCTAAAAATCCTTGCCTTTAATAAAAACGAAAATTCAGCCCATAAAAAAGCGGCCGCGTACTTTCGCGAGCCGCTATAACTGGGGTATAGACTATTTGGGTTACGATTTAGTTGCACGTAAATCAGTATTTTTCTGTTAAATAAGATTTATCGTGCGCCACGTTCAATAATGACCCCAACCTGACGCGCCTGCGCCACCGCCCCCGGCTTGCTGAGCTTGATCCGCAGCCAGGGAATAGAGAAGCGCTGCATCAGCATGTGTGCGACTTCTTCAGCGACACGCTCTACCAGAGCAAAGCGCTGATTTGCCACATGGGCAATCACCGCATCGCTGACATCAGCATAGCTCAGGCAGTCATTCACATCGTCACTGGCGGCGGCCTGACGGTTGTCCCAGCCCATTTCGATATCGAACACCAGTTTCTGCTGGATAGTCTGTTCCCAATCGTAAACACCGATGGTGGTGATTACAGTAAGTTCTTCAATAAATACGATATCCATCACGCCATTCTCTGTTTTTGTCGCTGTCGGATACCACTTCCGACGGAATGTGCGTATTATCCACAGATGAGAAGAGTAAAACGACCCTTATTAAACGGAATGGCGTTATGAGTGTTACCGCGCTTGGTATGATGTTAATCGCGTATCTGTGTGGCTCTATTTCCAGTGCGATTTTGTTTTGCAGAATTGCTGGGCTACCTGACCCGCGTCAGCATGGTTCCGGGAACCCCGGAGCCACTAACGTATTGCGTATTGGCGGCAAGGCTGCCGCTGCAACCGTATTAGTTTTTGATGTCCTGAAAGGCATGCTGCCAGTCTGGGCCGCTTACGCACTGGGCGTTCCCCCGCTCTATCTTGGGTTAACCGCCATCGCTGCCTGTCTCGGCCATATCTATCCGGTCTTTTTCCACTTTCGCGGCGGCAAAGGTGTGGCGACGGCTTTTGGTGCCATCGCACCAATCGGCTGGGATCTGACGGGACTGATGACTGGCACCTGGCTACTCACCGTCCTGCTGAGCGGTTATTCCTCACTCGGTGCCATCGTCAGTGCGCTCATCGCACCGTTTTATGTTTGGTGGTTCAAGCCACAGTTTACTTTTCCCGTCGCGATGCTCTCTTGTCTGATCCTGATGCGTCACCACGACAATATCCAGCGCCTATGGCGCGGACAGGAAAGTAAAATCTGGAACAAGCTGCGTAAGAAGAAACAGCCAGAAGACGAACAAACGCCCCCCGAAGCATAAGGCAAAAAAATTCCCGTTTTCACGGGAATTTTTTTATGAAAGATCCCCCTAAATAATTCGAGTTGCGTGACAAAACGTGAGCGTTTTGAACAACGCTCTGCGTTGGTCCTTTAGGACAAGGCCGCATGGCCTTGTAACGCGGCGACGCAGTGAATCCCCAGGAGCTTACACAAGTAAGTGACTGGGGTGAGCGAGGACAAATCGGCTTAGCCGATTTGAACGCCGCTTGCGGCGGCCCTTCAGGGCGAGGCTCAAGATGGGCCGAGTATCGCCAACGCACATGCAGCTTGAAGTATGAAGGGGGAATTAGAATCGGCCGATAGCGGCAAACTCCTGCGACTGCACTTTAAACTGCGCCATGCTTTCTGCCAGCAGACGCGCCTGATCTTCTAACGAGCGCGTGGCCGCGGCGGATTCTTCGACCAGAGACGCATTTTGCTGGGCGACCTCATCCATCTGCGACACCGCCAGATTCACCTGCCCAATCCCATTGCTCTGCTCACGCGTTGCCGTTGAGATCTCACGCATCAGGGACGTGACGCGTGCCACGGCGCCAGAAACGTCATTCATCGTTTCGCCCGCCATTTTTGCCATCGCGGTGCCTTCACTGACACGGCTCTGCGATTCTTCCATCAGCATTTTAATCTCTTTAGCCGACTGGGCACTGCGCTGCGCCAGATTGCGGACTTCTCCCGCGACCACGGCAAACCCACGCCCCTGCTCACCCGCACGTGCGGCTTCAACCGCTGCGTTCAGCGCCAGAATATTGGTCTGGAACGCAATACCGTCAATCACCGCCAGAATATCGGCAATACGCTCCGAACTGCTGGAAATCATCTGCATTTTCTCAATCATGCTGCCGACGGTCTCGCTGCCCTTATTAGCGATATCCGACACATTTTGCGCCAGCGTATGCGCTTGTTCCGCACTCTCCGCATTCAGCGCTACCGTGGCAGTCAACTGCTCCATACTGGCGGCGGTTTCTTCCAGCGATGAAGCAGACTCTTCCGTGCGCGCAGCCAGATGGGTATTGCCAGAAGACAGTTCACGCGTGCCGACATCAATTTGCATACCGGCATCGCGAACGCGCCCAACGGCGGTTGCCAGTGAAGACTGCATTACCTGCATCGCCTGAATCAGGCGGCCTATTTCATTATTCCCCCCCTCGGCGATGCGCTGGGTCAAATCGCCACGGGCAATAAATTCCAATTGGGCGACCGTTTCTTCAAGCGGAGAAAGGATAGAACGCTTCAGCGCAATCCAGGCAGCCAATACCAGCAGCAGAACGACGACACAGGCAACACCAATGATCGTCAGGCGCTCAAACGCAAAGTTCTCGGCGTCTGTCAGCATAGTTTCTCCCACTTCCAGGCCGAAGTCGCGGAATTCGTTCGCCACCTTATCCATCTTAACGCTGAGCGGCGGCAGTACGTCTTGCAACAGCACGTAATAGGCTGCAACATCGCCGCGTTTCAACGCATCGACCATCGGCTGAACGCCAAGGCTCATGTACTGCTCGTAGCTACTTTTCACCTCAGCCGCCATTCTGGCGCCGCGCTCCGTTACGGTGCCGTAAGAAAGAAAACGCGCCATTTCTTTTTGGGAGAGCGCCGTGTAGGCTTCCGCTCGCGCGACCGATGCATTTGCGAGATCGGTCAACCCGCTTTCCATCTGACGAGCGGCCAACGCCGCGCCCGTTCTTGCACGCAGCGAGGCGGTATAACTCCCCGCCAGCGCCGTGACTTCTTTCCCCTGAATCTTGTCGATTGTCGTCAGCGACGTGACTCCCTGATTGATTGAGGTGATGCCAATTCCGCAGACCAGCAATAACAGCAGGACCATCGTGCCTAACAAAGCAATCAAGCTCGTCTTGATTGTGATATTTCTTAACATCGTTGTTTCCCTGGAATTACAAATGATAAATAAATGCGGAGAAATGCTCCACATAACGTGATCTTGATCATGTTCCTATCGGTAGCAAGCCTGCTTTCTTTAAAGAAACTTTAGTAACGAAAGTATTTTTACTTAAACGACCAACGCGAGCGCACTCCCCCTCACGCACACTAAAAATCAGGGACATTAAACGCTTTTTGGCTATAATGACGGCCACGCTATTTCAGGTTTAAGAGAAGGAAACCGACATGAGTCTGAACAATGTCCCGGCGGGTAAAGATCTGCCGGAAGATATCTATGTAGTGATTGAAATTCCCGCGAACGCCGATCCGATCAAATATGAAATTGATAAAGATAGCGGTGCGCTGTTTGTAGACCGTTTCATGTCTACAGCGATGTTCTACCCATGCAACTACGGCTACATCAACCACACGCTGTCTCTGGATGGCGACCCGGTTGACGTTCTGGTGCCAACCCCGTATCCACTACAGCCAGGCTCCGTGATCCGTTGCCGTCCTGTTGGCGTGCTGAAAATGACTGACGAAGCAGGCGAAGATGCCAAGCTGGTTGCCGTTCCGCACAGCAAACTGACGAAAGAATACGATCACATTAAAGACGTTAACGACCTGCCTGAGCTGCTGCGTGCACAGATCGGCCACTTCTTTGAGCACTACAAAGATCTGGAAAAAGGCAAGTGGGTGAAAGTGGAAGGTTGGGATAACGCTGACGCGGCAAAAGCCGAGATCGTTGCTTCCTTCGAGCGCGCGAAAAACAAATAAGCGCCACGCTATATGCATTAAGCCCCTTACGGCTCAAGATATCGCACGATCAAAAACACCGCCTTGCGCGGTGTTTTTATTTATGCCCCTGACTTGATTGGCTATTCGACCTCAAGCCTCATCTTCTTCGTTACGCTTTAGCCAGTCACCGCTGGCTATACGCGTCAATCCTGCAACAGAGTGTTTGTACAAATAGATCCAGGCACTGCCCAGAGGGGTGGAAATCAGCTCACGTTGGTATTCGTGACCGTCCCGCTTTAAGGCATCCAGTTCCGTCAATATCGACGAACTAATGCGATAAACCTCACAATGGATTTCGCCATCACCAGGTACTACTGCCGGATAATGGCCGAGATCGTACAGCTCGAAACCTGCGAGCTGACAATCCCCTAGCCATTGCGCATTGGTCATCCAATGACTATTTCCCTGTTTGCGTCGTAAACTGCCGTAAACAATAATTCGCATCGCTAAAACTCAAACTGATAGAGCACATCTAATGCCTGGCTAATTCCAGACACCGCTTCCAAGTATAGCTTTGGCATCAGGCGGTAACGCAGCGTTAACGTTGCCAAAGAATCGAATATGCCAACACCATATTTCACTTGCAGACCCGGAAGGACGTAGCCGCTGACGACAACCTGAGAATTATCGCCAACACCCTGTGTATCCAGAGCTAAATTACTTACGCCAAAGGCCTCGCCGATTTTACCCACAACTTGACCACTTTGTGCAACCCCTAAACCGACTAACATTGAGGTCATTGCCGAGCTATCGGCTCCACCGCTGTCCAAACCCTGTCCGCGCAGCAGATAAGAGAGCGCTTCCTGCTGCGACATGGCCGGATCGGAGAAGACTTCCAGCTTCGGTGTGGCGGCCATGCCAGTGACGCGCACACCTGCGGTAACGTCATCAGCAGTATTGTCTGGGTTACGAATGGCTTCGATATTCAGGATCGGCTGATCCGGCGGGCCGGAGAACAGAATCAGCCCCTTGCGGACGATCAAATCCTGTCCGTAGGCTTTGAAGCGGCCAGACGGAATATCGATTTGCCCGTTCAGCCCTAATCCGCGCTCGTCCTGAACCATTTTCAGGTCGCCCTGTAGGCGGGCAGCCAGCCCGAACGCATCCAGCCGCACATCATTCCCGACACGGATGGTGAGATTGCTGTTAATCGGAATTGCCGCACTGGCTTTCTTCAGCGGCTGTCCCTGCGCATCCAGCATCACTTCATCCGATGACACCGCCACCGCGCTTTCCGGCATATCTTTCACCACAATACGCGCCCACGGAATACTGACGGAACCGTTCAAGGCAAACAGCTGTGGCGTGGCTTCGAAAACAATGTCCGGTGAGACGTCCAGCCGCGCCATAGGCGGAATCGTCACGCGTAGCTTCTGGCCTTTCGCTGCGATCCGCGCACGCCAGGCGTCCGGTCGCGACCAGTCGGCATTCCCGCCGAGGTTCAACTGCCCGTTATCTGTTTTCAGGAAGCCTTGCAGCGTTGACGACATCCCGCTGAAGTTCACCGCCAACCGCCCGTTGGTCAGATCAACCGGCATCCAGTTGCCATCAATATCCAATCGTTCCAGCACCATCTGGCCGAAGATCTGAGGGCGCGCCGCATCCCCTGCCAGACGCAGGTTCGCATTCAGTATCCCCGCCGCCTTCTCTCCTTTACTCAACGCAGGGTTGAGCAGCGCCAGCGAAATCGAGTTGATCGTGACGTTGCCGCCGAGATTGCGCCGACCCTGTGGATCACTTACCTGAATATCGCCGCTGAATCGCCCGTTATCCCGAATGGCCATCAGCCAGCCAAGCTGCGCCCGCCCGCGATCGATCCCCGCATTCAGCGTAAAGGTGTCGAAATCAATCGGCAGCGTGTTGCCTTGCAACTGCTGACGAACGCTCACCCCGTTGCCCACCAGCGACACTTTCGCCTGCGGTAAGCCTTGTCCCGCCTGCCAACTGATATCGGCACCGCCAGTGAACGTTCCAGCCAGCACGGTATCCGCCGTCAGGAACGGCTTTAACATCGCGAGATCGAAGCGATTCAGTCGAATGCTCGCCTGCCCGCTCG
The genomic region above belongs to Pectobacterium colocasium and contains:
- the glnE gene encoding bifunctional [glutamate--ammonia ligase]-adenylyl-L-tyrosine phosphorylase/[glutamate--ammonia-ligase] adenylyltransferase, with the translated sequence MPILPLPALPVLLTEQSQRALSRLREAAPDEPITDSDTAVLALSDFVSDALSLHPDWWQGIHQQPPQPEEWQHYADWLSRALTDVNDENALMAALRRFRRHMLTRIAWSQALQTSTTEHTLRQLSELAEVVIVAARNWLYQACCREWGTPCNAQGVAQPLLILGMGKLGGGELNFSSDIDLIFVYPENGHTQGGRRELDNAQFFTRLGQRLIKVLDQPTVDGFVYRVDMRLRPFGDSGPLVLSFAAMEDYYQEQGRDWERYAMVKARLMGGMDDAYSQELRSTLKPFVFRRYIDFSVIQSLRNMKSMIAREVRRRDLRNNIKLGAGGIREIEFITQVFQLIRGGREPGLQGRSLLPTLQHVGALGLLTPQQVLDLSNAYLFLRRLENLLQAIADEQTQTLPGDELNQQRLAWGMGCDSWATLQSMLSQHMQAVRHVFDDLIGDDAPDNNDIPEHSSYSSLWHDTLDDGELAPLTPHLTETVREKLMKTIVAFRNDVAKRTIGPRGRDVLDQLMPCLLAEVCARQEADTVLSRLTPLLLGIVTRTTYLELLLESRAALGQLIRLCAASPMVASQLARYPLLLDELLDASTLYQPTAPGAYADELRQYLMRVPEDDEEQQLEAVRQFKQSQQLRIAAGDIGGVLPVMKVSDHLTYLAEAIIAAVVQQAWGQMVARYGQPSHLQHREGRGFAVIAYGKLGGWELGYSSDLDLVFLLDCPSDVMTDGERSIDGRQFYLRLAQRVMHLFSTRTSSGILYEVDARLRPSGAAGMLVSTVEAFDEYQRNEAWTWEHQALVRARMVYGESGVQQTFESIRRGILCAERDANTLRTEVREMREKMRQHLANKDKALFDIKTDAGGITDIEFIAQYLVLRYAAQEPRLTRWSDNVRILELMAQYGVMEESEANALKLAYVTMRNELHHLALQELSGRVSKDRFVAEREQVLVSWNKWLVGE
- a CDS encoding inorganic triphosphatase, which translates into the protein MSEEIELKFIVHPDSVESLLTQLAEWESDYSQYEHMRAQRLSNTYYETADNYLRRNGIGLRIRGENERYEMTAKTAGKVIGGLHQHPEYNVELDKAELDLSLFPAEVWPEECDVEALQSSLNPLFSTEFTREKWVFTYYQSVIEVALDRGEIRAGDLSEPLCELEMELKIGQTTHLLELAKEIAEFGGMRQGSLSKAARGYHLAKGNPVRECLPLNRLVVDPKTTIDQAIRAALELGLSHWQYHEELWVRGNPSAREALPEASALMREMLVLVGGVVLRKVTTLFRSALATLESRLQSASGADVCYSTDYLQSKLVLTSWLVESGWRDHMDNKDRIKLQGSFKRFADIMLSRSTADLKSAFASKLTEVQYEQQIPRLQRNICAFLLLSGAYPAEQVEAYISHWRVLLHEIERLAAGKAPSVYLEAYRKEALTLPPFWLHSGGPSQ
- the bacA gene encoding undecaprenyl-diphosphate phosphatase, which encodes MTDLHSLLIAFILGVVEGLTEFLPVSSTGHMIIVGHWLGFVDEKAKTFEVIIQLGSILAVVVMFWRRLFGLIGIHFGEVPHEGHTAGRLKLTHILLAMIPAVVLGLIFHDVIKSLFYPQNVMYALVIGGFLLLAAEWLKPKKPRAVGLDDITHRQAFMIGCFQCLALWPGFSRSGATISGGMLVGVSRYAASEFSFILAVPMMMGATVLDLYKSWHFLSLSDVPMFAVGFVTAFIVALIAIKTFLKVIKRISFVPFAIYRFIVAGVVYMVFM
- the plsY gene encoding glycerol-3-phosphate 1-O-acyltransferase PlsY, with amino-acid sequence MSVTALGMMLIAYLCGSISSAILFCRIAGLPDPRQHGSGNPGATNVLRIGGKAAAATVLVFDVLKGMLPVWAAYALGVPPLYLGLTAIAACLGHIYPVFFHFRGGKGVATAFGAIAPIGWDLTGLMTGTWLLTVLLSGYSSLGAIVSALIAPFYVWWFKPQFTFPVAMLSCLILMRHHDNIQRLWRGQESKIWNKLRKKKQPEDEQTPPEA
- a CDS encoding multifunctional CCA addition/repair protein — protein: MKIYLVGGAVRDSMLGLPVTEKDWVVVGATPENLLEQGYQQVGKDFPVFLHPVSRDEYALARTERKSGKGYTGFVCHAAPDVTLEQDLLRRDLTINAIARTERGDLIDPYHGRRDLENRVLRHVSDAFSEDPLRVLRVARFAARFAHLGFQIAEETMALMQKMAHEGELAYLTPERVWKETEKALGTSSPDVYFQVLRDCGALAVLFPEIDNLYGVPAPAKWHPEIDTGIHTMMTVAMAARLSPEIDVRFATLCHDLGKGLTPPELWPRHHGHGPAGVKLVEALCQRLRVPNPIRDLAKLVAEYHDLVHTVQVLQPKTLLKLFDAIDVWRKPQRLEQLALTSEADARGRAGFEDTPYPQGDYLREAFRVASLVSSTAVVADGFKGIDVRNELTRRRTQALADWKAQQPDASAPS
- the folB gene encoding bifunctional dihydroneopterin aldolase/7,8-dihydroneopterin epimerase, producing MDIVFIEELTVITTIGVYDWEQTIQQKLVFDIEMGWDNRQAAASDDVNDCLSYADVSDAVIAHVANQRFALVERVAEEVAHMLMQRFSIPWLRIKLSKPGAVAQARQVGVIIERGAR
- a CDS encoding TIGR04211 family SH3 domain-containing protein — encoded protein: MQKLGLLCFTLFSLTLSWTTQAEEKRYISDELLTYVHSGPGNQYRIVGTLNAGAEVTLLSVNENAGYAQIRDDKNRTTWIPLDQLSNTPSLRTRVPELENQVKDLTDKLNNIDQTWNQRTADMQQKVAGSDSVINGLRQENQDLKNQLIVAQKKVSAANVQLDDKQRTIILQWFMYGGGVAGIGLLLGLLLPHIIPRKKKNDRWMN